The following coding sequences lie in one Salmo salar chromosome ssa13, Ssal_v3.1, whole genome shotgun sequence genomic window:
- the LOC106568231 gene encoding glutathione hydrolase 5 proenzyme-like, with amino-acid sequence MSKYKPWQVGCCLCIGLFGSIISICLCILAFGVFINRGCSEDTYKHAAVSADSKLCSDIGRDILQQGGSAVDGAIAALLCTSLVNPQSMGLGGGSIFTVRDETGTVKTFSSRETVPQSFKADLLKGCPTSVTFITGSQWIGVPGELRGYEVVHRMYGKLPWAKLFEPTIRLAREGFPLPPFLGYLLNITLIGNLVKATSLCEVFCHKNKKVLGIGDTLKFPKLAETMETIAEQGVDAFYTGQIGLDLIEDVKAAGGTLTMEDLKSFRVRSEDAWTVPLGDYQMHIPPPPAGGAMLAFILNLVKGFHFTPRSMEGDQKVLTYHCYIEAAKFANGQRRNVHDPVFNTKQDASYMVNSDFADRIRQLISEDRTYNDSYYNITPSPDRFGTTHVSVLAEDGSAVSVTSTINQIFGAGIYSSRTGIILNNELADFCFRAERLSAGEQPPSSMAPAILSSSSGKKTLVIGGSGGSMITTAMALSIMNHLWLGMSLKDAIAAPVVFVDGNNNVKFEHGFDKSVIEALKVIGHRVTDYPYFFNVVNAVAKEDGCIKAVSDARKQGKSAGY; translated from the exons ATGTCCAAATATAAGCCATGGCAGGTtggttgctgtctctgtatcggtTTATTTGGTTCGATAATATCCATCTGTCTCTGCATACTAGCCTTCGGCGTATTTATCAACCGAGGATGCTCCGAGGACACGTACAAGCACGCGGCGGTTTCTGCGGACTCTAAACTTTGCTCGGACATTGGCAG AGATATACTGCAACAAGGAGGATCGGCAGTAGATGGCGCCATTGCAGCTCTGTTGTGCACCTCACTGGTCAACCCTCAGAGCATGGGCCTGGGAGGAGGCTCCATATTCACTGTTAGGGACGAAACTG GCACGGTGAAAACCTTCAGTTCGAGAGAGACTGTTCCACAGTCATTCAAAGCTGATCTGCTGAAGGGCTGTCCCACTTCTGTCACATTTATCACAG GTAGTCAGTGGATTGGCGTTCCTGGAGAGTTGCGTGGGTATGAGGTGGTTCACAGAATGTATGGGAAGCTGCCCTGGGCCAAGCTGTTTGAGCCCACCATTAGACTGGCCAGAGAAGGATTTCCTCTGCCACCCTTCCTGGGATACCTCCTTAACATCACACTCATAGGAAACCTGGTGAAAGCAACATCACTCTG TGAAGTGTTCTGCCACAAGAACAAGAAGGTGCTGGGCATAGGAGACACATTGAAGTTCCCTAAACTGgcggaaaccatggaaaccattgCAGAACAAGGTGTAGATGCCTTTTACACTGGCCAAATTGGGCTTGACTTGATTGAAGACGTAAAAGCAGCAG GTGGGACCCTTACCATGGAGGATCTGAAGTCATTTAGAGTCAGATCGGAGGATGCCTGGACTGTTCCTCTTGGAGATTACCAGATGCACATCCCTCCACCTCCTGCAGGGGGAGCCATGCTCGCCTTCATCCTCAACCTTGTTAAAG GGTTCCATTTCACCCCCAGGTCCATGGAGGGGGACCAGAAGGTCCTGACCTATCACTGCTACATAGAGGCAGCTAAATTTGCTAACGGACAGAGGAGGAACGTTCATGATCCTGTTTTCAACACTAAACAA gatGCATCGTATATGGTgaactctgactttgctgatcGGATCAGGCAATTGATCAGTGAAGACCGTACCTATAATGACTCCTACTACAACATAACACCTTCCCCTGATCGCTTTGGGACTACACACGTGTCAGTCCTGGCTGAAGATGGATCTGCAGTCTCTGTCACAAGTACCATCAACCAAAT ttttgGTGCAGGGATTTACTCCAGTAGAACAGGCATCATCCTCAACAATGAGCTGGCTGACTTCTGTTTTAGAGCAGAAAGATTGAGTGCAG GTGAACAGCCTCCCTCTTCAATGGCTCCAGCTATACTGAGCTCCAGCTCTGGGAAAAAGACCCTTGTAATTGGGGGATCAGGGGGTAGCATGATCACGACCGCCATGGCCCTG tCCATAATGAACCACCTTTGGTTGGGGATGAGTTTGAAAGATGCCATTGCTGCTCCTGTAGTGTTCGTCGATGGCAACAACAATGTGAAGTTTGAGCATGGCTTTGATAAG tCTGTGATAGAGGCCCTTAAGGTCATTGGACACAGAGTGACAGACTACCCATACTTCTTCAACGTGGTCAATGCTGTGGCCAAGGAGGACGGATGCATCAAAGCCGTGTCAGACGCCAGGAAGCAGGGCAAATCTGCTGGCTACTGA